One window of Papaver somniferum cultivar HN1 chromosome 9, ASM357369v1, whole genome shotgun sequence genomic DNA carries:
- the LOC113311044 gene encoding uncharacterized protein LOC113311044 gives MAFADEGRREGIPISLIKQLQISLREEAGVPSSYDPQDPSLYFDHLHFSSSSSSLSDILEKFDPSVPSYLRCKQCRAPLLRGLQSIVCTFCGVQVKKDIPPDPIPFKSTHSYKWLLESLDLNGSEAVGLEDSGSSKGKDAPKDDLILSDLFDLELKWPTDQGKPETVTNNKASFQSNSSLNLAGVDLDNYFTGATKEAATAQESPNLFENTRAYTVGASPNEGAGGENFSGWDAGFQSANSGTFHGDSKYHDSFVPNPDVKSQNLTVDSDVTMKSDLFPPAPVGELKGDSNDPSSTSSSWMEDDLWPSKNSKTPNSENANSKDDPFNPWQDFASSGNAQTSEKPASSDKQASDVNMESLGTHVQQMDLFSAVSRSDNVSTNENVHENSTSNRLEVAGVQTSEDGTGFSANTANSNVVESLMSQMHDLSFMLDTKLCIPKTEQQ, from the exons ATGGCATTTGCTgatgaaggaagaagagaaggaatcCCAATTTCATTGATTAAACAACTTCAGATCTCTCTTAGAGAAGAAGCTGGTGTTCCTTCTTCTTACGATCCTCAAGATCCGTCACTTTATTTCGATCATCtccatttttcatcatcttcttcttctcttagtgATATACTTGAAAAATTCGATCCATCAGTACCTTCTTATCTTCGGTGCAAGCAATGCCGAGCACCACTTCTTCGAGGTCTACAATCGATTGTTTGTACTTTCTGTGGTGTTCAAGTGAAGAAAGATATCCCTCCTGATCCAATTCCTTTCAAATCTACTCACTCTTATAAATGGTTACTCGAATCTCTCGACTTAAATGGTTCG GAGGCTGTTGGATTAGAAGATAGTGGTTCAAGTAAAGGAAAGGATGCACCTAAGGATGATTTGATCTTATCTGATCTATTTGATTTAGAACTAAAGTGGCCTACTGATCAGGGGAAACCCGAAACTGTAACCAACAATAAGGCATCATTTCAGAGTAATAGTTCTCTGAACTTGGCAGGAGTGGACTTGGACAACTATTTCACTGGAGCAACGAAGGAGGCTGCTACTGCTCAAGAAAGTCCTAATTTGTTTGAGAATACCCGGGCTTATACAGTTGGGGCAAGTCCAAATGAGGGGGCTGGTGGTGAAAACTTTTCTGGTTGGGATGCTGGCTTCCAGTCTGCAAATTCTGGAACTTTTCATGGGGACTCTAAATATCATGACTCCTTTGTGCCTAACCCAGATGTAAAGTCTCAGAACCTCACTGTAGACAGTGATGTGACAATGAAATCTGATTTATTTCCTCCTGCACCAGTTGGAGAGCTGAAGGGTGACTCAAATGATCCTTCCAGCACAAGCAGTAGCTGGATGGAAGACGATCTATGGCCAAGTAAAAACAGTAAAACACCCAACAGTGAGAATGCCAACTCAAAAGATGATCCTTTTAATCCCTGGCAAGATTTTGCAAGctctggaaatgcacaaacaagtGAAAAACCTGCATCTTCGGACAAACAAGCTTCAGATGTCAATATGGAAAGCCTAGGTACCCATGTGCAGCAAATGGACCTCTTCTCAGCAGTGTCCAGGAGTGACAACGTTTCTACAAATGAAAATGTGCATGAAAATTCCACCTCTAACAG GCTTGAGGTTGCGGGTGTTCAAACTAGTGAAGATGGGACTGGATTTTCAGCAAATACTGCAAACTCCAATGTAGTTGAGTCATTGATGTCACAGATGCACGATCTTTCCTTTATGCTCGACACCAAGCTTTGTATCCCTAAAACAGAGCAGCAATGA